A stretch of Dryobates pubescens isolate bDryPub1 chromosome 24, bDryPub1.pri, whole genome shotgun sequence DNA encodes these proteins:
- the PAQR3 gene encoding progestin and adipoQ receptor family member 3: MHQKLLRSAHYIELGSYQYWPVLVPRGIRLYTYEQIPVFLKDNPYITDGYRAYLPSRLCLKSLFILSNETVNIWSHLLGFVLFFTLGIYDLTAVLPAAGASREDFVICSVCLFCFQVCMLCSVGYHLFCCHRSEKTSRRWMALDYAGISIGILGCYVSGVFYAFYCNNYWRQVYLITVLAMILAVFFAQIHPSYLTQQWHRLRSVIFCSVSGYGIIPTLHWVWLNGGVGAAIVQEFAPRVAVMYFVAAVAFLFYISKVPERYFPGQLNYLGSSHQVWHVLAVVMLYWWHQSMVYIMQYRHSKPCPEYSSGL; this comes from the exons ATGCACCAGAAGCTGCTGCGGAGCGCGCATTACATCGAGCTGGGCAGTTACCAGTACTGGCCGGTGCTGGTGCCCCGTGGCATCCGCCTCTACACCTACGAGCAGATCCCCGTCTTCCTGAAGGACAACCCCTACATCACCGACGGCTACCGGGCCTACCTGCCCTCCCGACTGTGCCTCAAGAG cctcttcaTCCTCTCCAACGAGACTGTAAACATCTGGAGCCACCTGCTCGGCTTTGTCCTCTTCTTCACGCTGGGCATTTACGACCTGACGGCCGTGCTGCCGGCTGCCGGTGCCTCCCGGGAGGACTTTGTCATCTGCTCAGTCTGTCTCTTCTGCTTCCAG GTCTGCATGCTCTGCTCCGTGGGCTATCACCTGTTCTGCTGCCACCGCTCCGAGAAGACCAGCCGGCGGTGGATGGCCTTGGATTACGCAGGGATCTCCATCGGGATCCTGGGCTGCTACGTCTCGGGCGTCTTCTACGCCTTCTACTGCAACAAC TACTGGCGCCAGGTGTACCTGATCACCGTGCTGGCCATGATCCTGGCAGTGTTCTTTGCCCAGATCCACCCCAGTTACCTCAcgcagcagtggcacaggctgcgCTCCGTCATCTTCTGCTCCGTGTCTGGCTACGGCATCATCCCCACCCTCCACTGGGTCTGGCTCAACGGCGGCGTCGGCGCAGCCATCGTGCAG GAGTTTGCTCCCCGGGTAGCTGTCATGTACTTCGTCGCTGCTGTAGCCTTTCTCTTCTATATTTCCAAAGTTCCAGAAAGATACTTTCCAG GACAGCTGAACTACCTTGGCTCGAGTCACCAAGTCTGGCACGTCCTGGCAGTGGTGATGCTGTACTGGTGGCATCAGTCCATGGTGTACATCATGCAGTACAGACACAGCAAGCCCTGCCCCGAGTACAGCTCGGGCCTGTGA